The following proteins are co-located in the Apium graveolens cultivar Ventura chromosome 5, ASM990537v1, whole genome shotgun sequence genome:
- the LOC141724576 gene encoding IQ domain-containing protein IQM1-like: MTLRTSSFKKIDSDIMTNSIGSNSPRNNGRKNSINLKNCEPVRVMLETTASFKNLVQDIKNSESDYLGVKANGFGSIFPHKSLPHYSLPEPAILFSPRPISELDAAAVKLQKVYKSYRTRRNLADCAVVVEELWWKALDFAALKRSSVSYFNVEKPETALSRWARARTRAAKVGKGLSKCEKAQKLALQHWLEAIDPRHRYGHNLHMYYDIWFESQSSQPFFYWLDVGDGKDVNVEKCSRSCLQRQCIQYLGPVERETYEVIVEDGKLLYRQSGLFVDTIEGSKWIFVLSTFRKLYVGKKKKGVFQHSSFLSGGATMAAGRLVAHCGVLEAIWPYSGHYHPTEENFMEFISFLEDHHVDLTHVKRCAIDDDSFSSNIEAEESMAMLSITSTTTEPEEINASDVNVNIPNKKTDGADLEEPMFNIARRLSCKWTSGTGPRIGCVRDYPAELQSRALEQVNLSPRVASGPNFGNYGPVPSPRPSSKVRLSPGLSYMGLPSPRTPIASNLAFDLCK; this comes from the exons ATGACATTGAGAACTAGTAGTTTCAAGAAAATAGATTCAGATATTATGACAAACTCAATTGGGTCCAACTCTCCTAGGAATAATGGTAGAAAGAATTCGATAAACTTAAAGAACTGTGAGCCAGTACGAGTGATGCTCGAAACAACTGCTTCCTTCAAGAATCTAGTTCAAGACATTAAGAATTCAGAATCTGATTATTTGGGGGTTAAAGCAAATGGATTTGGTTCAATATTTCCTCACAAATCATTGCCCCATTATTCACTTCCTGAGCCTGCAATACTTTTTTCGCCTAGACCGATTAGTGAACTTGATGCTGCTGCAGTTAAGCTTCAGAAAGTCTACAAAAGTTATCGGACACGAAGAAATCTTGCAGATTGCGCGGTTGTGGTTGAGGAACTCTG GTGGAAGGCATTAGACTTTGCAGCTCTTAAGCGAAGCTCGGTGTCTTACTTCAATGTTGAGAAGCCTGAAACAGCTCTTTCACGGTGGGCTAGGGCAAGGACTAGAGCTGCCAAG GTTGGAAAGGGGTTGTCTAAGTGCGAAAAGGCTCAAAAGCTAGCTTTACAACATTGGCTTGAAGCT ATTGATCCACGCCATCGATATGGACACAATTTGCATATGTACTACGATATCTGGTTTGAAAGTCAGAGCTCTCAACCTTTTTTCTACTG GTTGGATGTTGGAGATGGAAAAGATGTAAACGTCGAGAAATGCTCCAGGAGTTGCTTACAACGTCAATGCATCCAGTACCTAGGACCT GTTGAAAGGGAAACATATGAAGTGATTGTAGAAGATGGGAAGCTTTTGTACAGACAAAGTGGTCTTTTTGTCGACACCATTGAGGGTTCTAAGTGGATATTTGTTCTTAGCACATTCAGGAAATTGTATGTTGGCAAGAAGAAGAAAGGCGTGTTCCAGCATTCTAGTTTCCTTTCTGGTGGCGCAACTATGGCAGCTGGAAGATTAGTTGCACACTGTGGTGTTCTCGAG GCTATATGGCCTTACAGCGGCCACTACCACCCAACAGAAGAGAACTTCATGGAATTCATTAGCTTCCTCGAGGATCATCATGTTGATCTTACACATGTTAAG AGGTGTGCAATAGATGATGACTCCTTCTCATCTAACATTGAGGCTGAGGAATCAATGGCAATGTTATCAATTACAAGCACAACCACTGAACCAGAAGAAATAAATGCGTCTGACGTAAATGTAAATATTCCAAACAAGAAAACAGATGGTGCCGACCTAGAGGAACCAATGTTCAACATTGCGAGGCGTTTATCCTGCAAGTGGACTTCAGGAACTGGACCACGTATTGGTTGTGTGCGTGACTATCCTGCAGAATTGCAAAGCCGAGCTCTTGAACAAGTTAATTTGTCTCCTCGTGTGGCTTCCGGACCTAATTTTGGAAACTATGGTCCCGTCCCCTCACCACGGCCAAGCTCAAAGGTCAGGCTATCTCCCGGGCTTTCCTACATGGGGCTCCCCAGTCCTAGAACTCCCATTGCTTCCAACTTAGCTTTTGACTTATGCAAGTAA